Within Peromyscus leucopus breed LL Stock chromosome 7, UCI_PerLeu_2.1, whole genome shotgun sequence, the genomic segment cagccccagatAACTGGGCGCGATGGTGTACTGAGAAGGTGCaaggaggaggatcagaagttaaggtcaaggctgaggagatggccctGTGGGTAACAATGCTTGCTTCctaaatgtgaggacctgagttcaagtgcccagcacccacataaaacccTGGACATCGACACATGCCAggctgtaacctcagcactgtggGTTCAgcgagagatcttgtctcagggAATAAAGCAGAAAAGGACAGACCAGGCTATTTTCTCTGGTCTCTCATGCGCTCATGAGTgtctgcacctgcacacacatgtgcacaaacactaCACCACGTGTAgccatgcacacgtgtgcacacgcacaccacacacactaattaagttaaagatcatcctcagctacatagtgagttcaaggccagcctagctacataaacaccctgtctccaaaacaaatgtGCCGCCTCATCACGGTTCTCCATCCTGCTCCCAGACtcagcttcctccttttctccaggCCTCTGTCCAGCTCCCCATCCAAGACTCAGTCTCCTCCCAGGAGGCCTCTCTGCAGACTCTGTGTTCACTGGGCCCCACCCACCCAGTGCAGTGCACACCGCTCCACTTTACATGTGTGTCCACTCACTAGTCCCCACAGCAGCGGAGGCAAAGGAGCCCAATAAACACATGCCATGTTCATAAAACCAATTAAGAACTACCTTCAAGGAACTCGCAGCTTAGCAGAGGAGATAAACCAGACATGGGGGACTAATGCCAGTGCTGGGCAAATCAAAGCAGGATTTATAGGGGACAGGTGCCAGATGAAAGCTCTAGGCCGTGAGAACCACGTGTGTCGCTGGGAAGGATTAGGTCAAGTTTCTGCTGACCTTCAGAGCCGGCGGGAGCACAGATCGTCCAGCTCTGTGGCTTTCAAACTCTCAGAGCTCTTGGTCTGTTCGTCCCCGCACAGGAAGCTTCAAcaagcagcagcagagagcaggCTGCCTGCAGCTGGAGGTCTATGGATGCAGGAGCAAGGAGTCCCTGGGGAGGAGCTACCACGGGACACATAGACCTGGCTCTGAGCACATTTTGAAAGTCTTTCACCCCACCCTTTCCACGCTGAGGAAATGGAGGCCCTGGCAGAGCTGATGGTTTGCCAGAATGAGGCTCCATATCACCTGACCTCCCAGGGTCACTCTGATCAGCTAAAGTGGGCTGCAGgaatggcgggggggggggggggttgagctGACGTGACAGTGGACAGGCACATTGGGATGGGGAGTGGGCGAAGGCAGAGGCATTCagtcccacctcccatccctgcTCACAGTCCCTCCATACTTCCCAGTTGTCTATTGGGTCATTTACCGACATTTTTAATCTAGGCATCAAGGTACCCTCCACTGGCCCCCAATTTCCTCTCTTAAGTCCCAGGAGCCTGTCTCTCTTACCTCCCACAGCTAGACTGGTTAGGTAGCATCTCCCAAAGATATTGTCCCTGTCATGGCAGCGCTTCTTATCTCAGAGTCAGAGCTCTTCTAGCCTCGAAGTCTACCTCAGTGTGTGGAACTCCCACGAAACCTCTCCTGAGCACCTGAACCCCATTGTGGTAGGTTGACAGtggataggatttctctgtagtcCCTCCAATCAAGAGGTAGAGTCTATTTCTCCACGCTTCAGATCTGGACTGGTCTTGGACACGCTTTGACCAACAGAAGAGGTGGAAGGGACCACACACAACCTGAAGGCTAGGCTCAGGTGACCTGGAAGCATCTTCTACTCTTGGAACCAACTGGAACCAACTGAGCTAGTATTCTGAAGAAATGTGGCCTAGTTGGCAAGTATCACCAATCACTGGACTGAGGCAGCCACCCTAGCTGAAGCAGCAAATATCACTTAGAAGTAAGAGACTGTCTAAAAAGATGTGACAGTatttgaggaagacacctgaggcTGACCTATGGCCTTCACAcatatttgcatacacacacacacacatacacacacacacacacacacacacacacacagagcacacacatgagcaaatacacacatacagatatcTCTCAGTAGAGATTGTCCTATTGGACAGTTCTAGAGAGGTTCTTGGTTGTCTAAAGCTCCAGCCGCCTGTATTTGGGGCACGGACTAGGATAGGGTTTGACTATGGAGATTCCCCCAAATGGCCATGGGGATTCCTGCTGAAGTCCTGTGGAGGGGAAGCAGTAAGGCCTAGAAATTCAATCACAAACTTGGTAATTTGTGCCAAGGTGAGGTTCTGCCTCTAAAGAGACGGACTCAAGGGCTGGAGCTCTAGAGCAATGGTAGAGAGGTTGCCGACTATGTACAAGGCCCGTGGATTCCCCAGCACTGCAagagaggagacgggagagagagagggaggacgCAAACCCTTTGCAAGTTAAAGGTCAAAAGCTCCAGCATGGCAGCCCCTCAGCCCTGGGCCCACTCACCTGGCTcaggctctgccttcctgtcttctGCAGAGCCACAATGGCCCTTCCCAGGGGATAGCCCAAAGCAACCACTGGCCCGATGAGGTCTTGCTCCTCTTTGGTCAGAGCAGACAGCAGGTCAGTTGCTGAGTCAGGATGCAATCTATAGGAGTCGAGGGGCTGGGGTGTCCCACTAAGAGGTGGCAAGCAGGTGTAGGGGCTGAGGGACTGAAACAGACAGGGTAACAGGTCAGTAACCAAAGGAGGTCACAGTCAGCTGGGCTGGACATCTGAAGGGCTGACTGCATCCCATGTTATGCACATTGTGGAGAGCTGTAGGTCCTGCAGGCCCAActcattttctattcactttgcCAAGATGTCAACAGAGGCCATCTTGGAACTCCCTCATCAGGCTGTCAGGAGATATAAATCAGAGCATGAGCAAAGCGATTAATTAGCGAAGGGCCTGGCATGCAGAAGCTGTCAGCAAAGGCTCATGTTTCACTTGGTGCCTACAACACTGTAAATGAAATACGACAGGTAgcctaggtgtggtggtacatgcctgtaatcattgctacttgggagctgaggcaggaggattgcttgattGCCCAGGAATTCAAGGTGAGCCTGGGCATCATAGAACAAGGTCAGGTCAGGAAGAGAtaacaagagacagacagacaaggtatatagctcagttggtagtatGTTTGTCTGgaatgcacaaggtcctgggttcagtccttagcatCTCATGCacagagcatggtggtgtacgCCTGTAATGTCAGATGCAAGAAGATAataagttcaaggttgtcctcagctACCATTACAGAGCaggttcgaggtcaacctgggctacatgagattctgtttgagagagagagagagagagagagagagagagagagagagagagagagaggatcatCCAGGTTCAGAGAAGTCAGTGACCCAATGCACAGTAGACGTTTGAGATATGAACCCTACCTTGAGGTTGCTGTACCCCACAACTCAGTGAGAGGGAACATCTTCCCAGCCACTCTCTCCTGGAGTTTGGCTGAGCCAAGCCCAGCAGGACGGGACTCAAGCATGTTGACTCAGGGGAATGCTGCACTACAGAAGACATTCGCTGAGGACATTCCTGTGTTTGCCTGGCATCATGAGGAAGGACTTCCCAGCTAGGAACCAAACTAGtgaggcactggtggcacaccaTCGGACTTCTCCCCTCCCCTGAGGGAAACCAGGTGCTGCCTTGCTTCTGGGCCTTGGTTAATACATGGGACATATGGATTCCCCACCTGTCACACTTTGTCAGGATTCTCTGCTATGACTCCTCCTTTTACCCTAAGTTGAGGAACATCCAGATTTGAGCAGTGGAATTACTTTTGTCTTTGAAAGagactctaaataaataaatagataggtaaataaataaaaagactcttAGCTActgtctgcctcagtttccttatgcctcttcctcctgccccagctgccCCCAACTAGAGTTGTTGCTAAAGTTGAATTTTTAGACAATAGCTTGTTTAATAACTATGTAGCATAGAGTAGCCTTAAAGTAGCTATGTAGCCAAAATTGGTCCCAcactggcaatcctcctgcttcagtctcctgagttgctgagattacaagtgtgtaccaccatgctctgctAATGACAGCGAAGAGCTTTTCCGGCATCAACATCTGGAAGCTGCCCAGCTCCCCAAGCCCCTCCTGTCACGCGGATCCACTTTATAAGTAGAGAGGGTAGCACAGAGTGGCCCAGCAACCCAGCCAGACTCCTGGACTCTGTCTTTTGGATTCAGTTTCTCCTTGGCCTTTTCTGTAGCACCTTGGTGTCTGACTGGGACAGAACGCTGTGCCCAAGCACCATATTCTGCTACCAGTCCGGATCTACCTCGGTCTTCCCTGGATCTAGGACTTGTGGACCCTGAAATCTACTTAATAgaaaaaagatataaatacaaaatttttcaCAGCTGAGCTGCCCAGATTGTAAGTTCCTCTGGACTCTAGGCTTCTGCACCCGGAACTTTCTGCGACTCCCTCTACCCTGGTCTTGCCCGCTACACCAGGCTTGTCTGTCAAAAGCTGATCCCACAGCTGAGTCTAGGCCTCTCCCCACATCCTCTTGACCAGCTCTCTTTGTCCTGTGGGTGTCTGGTGGGAAGCAACTGTTCCGTGAATATTTCTTTATTGAGCCTGCCTCTCCAGCCTGCTCAGTGTGAAGCCCCAGATTTGAGTCTGCAGAAGGCACGCACTGAGCTCCCCCTGTTGGTAGGGTCTACTGTGCCCAGGAAACAAATGAATATTATCCCATCCCACCCCTAGAAGAATTCATATTCCACTGCAAGAGAAAGATGGGACTAGAAACTATGGTTGTTAATCATTGGGACATACGCCCATGTGGGAAATCAAGAGCCTCCAAGCCGGATATACCGGGCTGTAGGAGGGacaggaccacagggccaggtgtGAGCAGATGAGTAGAGAGcggtgcagggaggaaggaacCCAGGCTGCGGGCCCTCAGCTTGGAAGCCTTGGCTGAGGGcctgtggccttggaggagaaCCACAGTTCTTACAGCGACAGTAGGCTTGTGGCTCCGCAGTGGAGGCATGGCGTCGGCGGTGGAGGGTCGTGGGGGCAGCTCGGGGATGCTGGGGGGCTGCGGTGCTAGGCCAGGGGCTGGCGCCGGGCTGGCACTCAGGCTCAGAGTGCGGTGGCCTCGGAAGCGGTGCAGAAGGGCCCGAGGACACGTGGCCAGTCTGCTCTCCGAGAGCCGGCGCCGGGCACCAGCCAGCTCAGACCTCATGTTTCGCAGCACACCCAGGGAGTAGCGGCGATGGCCTGTAGGGGAGCCGGGCTGAGGGCTGCTGGAGTCCATCTCCTCCTCGCTGGCAGAGGAGGCATCTTCCTCATCCCCCTTCTCccctatttcttcttcttcttcctcctcttcttcctcctcggGAGGTTCTTGTAGTCCAGCCTCTGGGCCTCTGACTTCAGCAGGTGCAGGCACCAGACTGCCGTTTGGACTGACGAGTAAGAACCAGGCTGGAGGTGCTGATGCAATCCCCGGGTCATTACAGTGTTGGGGACAAGGTCCTCGGATGGCTGCTTCCACCCAGAAGAGAGCCTTCCTCTCCAGGCTGAAGTCATACTGCAGAGAGATGGGTGACGGGAGGCTCAGCTGTGGCAAGCCAGGGCCGTGGAGACACAGCCCTCAGTGCTGCCCTGGGGACCCTGTTCAGTCAAATTTGCCAGATGGGGAAAGCTCCTGGCTCTAAGCTCTGGGTATCCTCACAGCCCACTCCCATCCTCCTTTACAGGTGTTTTTCTGAGGCTGACAGACTTCATAACAGTTCAATGGCAAGCCCTGACATGAAGGGCAAATGGAGTAATGAGTTAACAGTATTAACCACGGTAGAACTCCAATATTTAAAACCTGTCACCATTCAGTACGTCATTGAGCAACAGCAACCTCAAGACACTACAGTAGAAACCACTTTTGTGGTCTGGGGGCTTAGGTCAGTGGGCAGAGGggcttgcccagcacacacaaatCTCTGGGTTCCAACCCCGATACcacataaactggacatggtcACGCACACCTGTGGGCTAagaacttgagaggtagaagcaggaaaagaggaagttcaaggtccttctgggctacatggtgaatttaAGACCATCCTAGACTACataaaaccttgtttcaaaagcaGTGTGTTCTTGGTCAAGGAGCTCTCGGCTGGGCCCAGATCACTGGCCACAGAGCTGTCAGCCTGAGAAGGAGGTCCGGCAGACAAACTTCTTCAGACAATGGTAATACCTGTCCTCACTCCCTTTGCTGATACCCAAGATTATTTCAGGGCCCAGAAAACATAACAATCTAATCTTCATTGAACTCCACTTGGTGGGTTCAGGAGTCCTCCCTGTTTTCCAGACTAGAAAACGAGGCTCAGGTGATGCTATTTGTTGGGGACGGGTAGGTGGTGAGTGGCTGcgctgtgtttctgtctctctgactacAGAGCCTCCTCCACTGCATGTCAGGTACTTAAAAGCAGaataaagccgggcagtggtgacacacacctttagtcccagcactaggaggcagtgccaggcgaatctctgtgagttcaaggccagcctggtctacagaacaagttccaggacagccaaggctacacagagaaaccctgtctcaacaaaccaactgaaaaaaaaaagagcagaacagagccaggtgtgatgatcCCAGCaatgggggcagaggcaggcagatctctatgagttccaggccagcctggttctacatAGAGAGATAGAGGCCAGCCAAGATTACATCATAGTGAAATGCTCactatggaaagacaaaaaagagaaagcaagcagacTAGAGCCCACATAAGTAATCTAACGGGAGTTGACAAATGAGGCAAAAACCAGAGTCTTCCCACCACTTATCTTTAAAGTTAAGAACAAAAATATACAATTCTGCTAAAAATATCAGTATTTTAGCTCAGTGGTCAAACACTTGCATGGAgtgcacaaggctctgggctccatccccaacACAGCACAAAGAAACAGCTGCAGGAGGCCGTTTCAGAGTTCTCTCTCCTATAGCTAACAGAGGAAAGCGTCTGGGGAACGGAGTGTTTGGTGTtgggaagcagggagaagaggTGGGTGGGCAGAAGGACACACAAACTCTAGACTCACAGTGCGGACACTCTCCCCTCTGCTGACAGAGCTCTACCTTGGGGacagggacatagctcagctgaTCCAGTGTGAGTGCCTGTCCAGAGCTAGAGACCACGCTTTGTTCCTCTCCAGCTTCGGGGCCCAGGCCTGCCCAGGCACACAGCAGGCCCATGTGAATATGCAGGAAAGATGACTAGAGAGACTGGAGCAAGAGCAGGCATGGCAGGAAAGACAGCGGAGAAGAAAAGACAGCTTCACACCAGACACAATTTATGCAAATCCTGAAGGATCTTTGTATATAGGCAAGTAGTTTCCAGAACAACCTAACTATCCAGCAAGAGTGAACTAGTTCAACAAGTTTCCTAtgataataatacaaaatacaatgaaaaacaataaaCTATAGACTAATAAATTCttataagccaggtggtggtggtggtggtggtggtggtggtggtggt encodes:
- the Ubap1l gene encoding ubiquitin-associated protein 1-like; translation: MQPVGIAGTCLVTHDLDMKQSIWMLWVLLISSLYSTGHFFFSFQLWGPPHRRVWPEARSEDSTPSPCHRSSETVPPFSGRMNALDGVPFKVPKGFAMDTEPHPAPELSVPDCRELLLGSMYDFSLERKALFWVEAAIRGPCPQHCNDPGIASAPPAWFLLVSPNGSLVPAPAEVRGPEAGLQEPPEEEEEEEEEEEIGEKGDEEDASSASEEEMDSSSPQPGSPTGHRRYSLGVLRNMRSELAGARRRLSESRLATCPRALLHRFRGHRTLSLSASPAPAPGLAPQPPSIPELPPRPSTADAMPPLRSHKPTVASLSPYTCLPPLSGTPQPLDSYRLHPDSATDLLSALTKEEQDLIGPVVALGYPLGRAIVALQKTGRQSLSQFLGYLSACERLLRQGYDEALVDEAMEMFQFSEHQAGEFLRLWQQFSDMGFQPDRIKEVLLVHGNRREQALEELVACAQ